aAAGTTCAAGCCTACATCTttcaattttttcattttttattttgcttgagTGTTTTTGATTGAACATGAATACTACAGACTGTTGATCAGTTAAAAGCAAGATTTGTCTACCCATTAAATAAGGATGGGCCAGTAGTGGTTTGAGACGGTCATTGTccgatttttgtttttaatcgtatatatattatatattgagtaTCCTAAAAGATTTATAGAGTCGGTTCCAAAGACACATTTACTTTCGTTTAgagttaatttgtatttcttaacTGCATTCATAAATTTATGAAGTTTTCTATCGTGGTCATCTTTACTCTTACCACAAACTGTGACATCATCTAAATATGCGAACGTTCCTGCTAATTTTTCTGTATCGataatgtattgtaatgttCGCTGGAAGGCCGCAACACCGTTTGTTACCCCAAAAGGTATCCTTGTAAAGTGATAAAGTTTGCCAAATGCTTCAAATGCTGTATATTTTCGCTCAGACGACAAAATTGGTACCTGATGATAAGCGCTTTTCAGGTCGATTtggctaataaaattaaatttggcaacCGTTGACTAGGCAGACCCGATGCTAGGTAGAGGAAATACATATAGTTCTGTAAATCTGTTTATGGTAAGCGAATAGTCAATAACAAGCAGTTTTCGGTGTAAACCATCTCCTGTAACTAATACTTGTGCTCGCCATGGAGATACGCTAAGCTCAATGACGCCTTCTTTTAGtaatttagatatttcattgtttataaattgtaaatcttCTTCAGAGTAACGTTTGGATTTTATAGCTATTGGTCTAATATTAGGagataaattactaaataaagttGCAGGAAGAACTGATGCTTCTATAACATTGCAGACTTTCAGGGGTCCTTGGTTACCTCCAAACTGAAATTCAAGCTCTGAATGATTTTGTAATAAGTCATGCCCTATAATAAGGCCTGcgcaaagattttttataattaagagtGGCTGACGTTTATAGATATTTTGCCCTATTTTGATTGTCGCTACGCAGGAACCTTCCACAAAAGATATGTGATTAAGTGAGGCTAAAGTCATGGCCTGTTTATAAGGGTTTCTTTTTAGGTTTATTATTTGCGCTAAATAACCGCTTACGAAACTTACTGAACTACCAGTATCAATAAGTGCATCAGCTTCGTTATCGTTAACTGTTACTGATACCGTAGCTCTTTTTAAACTAGAAGGTGAGGCAGCAGAAATCGTAGCAACTTCGACAGATGCGTCTTCGTTTACAACGTAGTTAAGTGTTTCTTTGTTACTACGGCTGACATTGGCGAAATGACCTGCTTTGGAGCAAAGTTGGAAGGTGGCATTACGTGCAGGACTCTTAAATCGTCTATGAATGCTTCCACCACAAAAGAAGCAATGTTTCTTTCTTGGATAATTTGCTACAGCTAAGTTTTGTTGAGTTGGCGTTTCTTATTTCTGCCTAGAAAGAGCGTTTAgattcaaaaaaatatcttttatatagcCTTGAATTTCGTTCGGCAGTTTCTAAAGCAATCGCTTGATTTAGGGCCTCGTCTAAACTTAAGGTAGTGTTTTCTAAGAGTCTCTGTCGTATTGTTTGGGATGTAATCCCAGCAACAAACGCGTCACGAATGTATTCATTCTTCTATTCTTCAAGAGTCACggctttaaaattacaatcatGTGCTAATAATTTTAGTGCGCGTACGTATTCTGTAATAGTTTCGTCCTGTCTTTGTTTACGAGCAACTATAGTATATCGAGCAAAAATTTCATACTAGAAAGACGGTAAAATACTCTTACCAAGAAAGACGGCTAGGGGTCAAATGACCCCACGtcataataacaatgtatttaatatgtgcAATGAGCATTTGATTGCAGATATGTTTGTGATCTTTGGAAAAGGCGGGATTATTattcaaacattaatttgttgcgtaataatatagtttttaataactagaacttttatattaatttatttacaatcttgacaaagatatttttttgattgattgcaTTGTCCACATAATGGTTTTTTAGCAAATATCACACATTTTATTGGATTTCTTTTTACAATTAGAAGTAGAACAGTGGCGTCTTTTTCTAGTAGCTACGGCTGACTGCCTCGGTATTGCTGGTTGTATTGAACCAATGGTAGAAGAGTCCTCCGACATATTGCTGAGTTCTAAAGCTAGCTGGAGTATAAAATCTCTTCTACGTACTTTGTTGTTTGTCACTTcttgatataaaatacatacatttataacagcagggtctaatatattataaaaaaaacttgtactgACCATCTTCTCGGTGCTGCCTTGACGCTGTATTTTCTGGCCATTTGGTCAACAACATCAACACTATATTTAGTAGAGTTATAAAAAGTAACGGTCACAGGTTTTGTCTTCATGGTATTTTCATCCACTTGAATATTATCATGCAGTGTGCtgagtaataaaacatttttactttacttttttaatttccattgttttagaaaaaaaagctaTGCCCCAAGTTTTGTTCCACAAATCATTTACGGAAATATTTTTTGCGTCATAAGCACCTCTAGCATATAAAATTGAGATGATTTTTTCGAGTTCTTCTAATGTAATCGACCAATTTGAATGACCAAGTACGCGCTGAGCTTCAGCATCTGTGCACTTTTTTATATGACGCAGAATATTTTCATCCAATAAAAGTTTCCAGGCAGTAATAAACTTTTCGCCAATTTGCCTTTGTGCAAACGGAGTCGGACCAGACTGTTCAGTCAAAATATTGTGCTGTGCTCGTCGACCTACTTGACCAAGCTCAGTTCCAGAGATTTTTTTCCACAATACTCCTGACGACACCATACTGTTATCATCCGCATTATCCGTTGCTTGCATTTCGCGAATCCCACGCACCTTCGTCCTCTTCCCCTAAATGATCATTGACGTTGTACAATAGCTGAAAAgacaacgaaaaatatttatatgtaattgtataatatatcaaattatctACGTTGGTAATTCTAGTAATCGATAGATGCAAATATTCTTATGGAATAAGTAAAGAAGAGAGATAACAATTACCTAGTGGCATGTTGTCCTTTGAGTCATCACTGCTTGAAGAACTCGTTTCGGATGGAATTATCTCTTCTTCTGAATCGCATTTACTTTCCCCATCTTCACCCTCACCGTCTGACTGATCCTCAGGCAATGATtgtaacgataataatatttaatggtcGCTAAGCCtagacattgtaaaataactaaataacactGTTATCCATTTGTAGGTCATaagaataatgtaaatattatgacctACCTTCAAATGGATactgtttatcttaataaatgccGCTTGGGTCAAATGACCCGGCGCCATCTTTGTAGGTAAATATCAAGTGACCTAAAACACCGCCATGGTGTGGCGTcagataggcaaaaactgtcatttcatTATCATCTGGCACCtcgataaacaacttttctggagttttaatgctagtattcGTACATTACACAATAACGATAATTTGGGAAATTTGATCTtggaaaaataatgaaatacaatagtaattcattattttcttcaAAAACATCCAATATTTATAGCTAAACGTAACGTTAACTAAACTAAATAGACTAAATAATATAGAGTAAACTAAAGTTAACGTTGAATGAGCGCCAGTCGTTCTTACACAACTGTTTTTATCAATAtgacgtcaccaaaatgacTTACAGCGTTTTCGTGGgaacaaaaaaggtttaaaatataatttaattttatggaaagAAAACGTGTTAATTttgctgaaatatatttttttgtgacttTTGATTgggaaaatcaacattttgaagtactttttcaaaatgTACTATGTTTATAccctattatatttaaagtttgaattattatattatcaaaagcAATATATAACTAAGGATGcaacttaaaacattatttttatatatgtattaataaattttggttATCGTGGAATTAAgtgaagtttttattattgactACTATGGACTacggtttttaattttaatattacttagtcTATAAcgttgtcattttttaaaaatataggtacTCTATGCTTTATTGATTGTTGAAAGTGAGTTGTTGTTTAGGtttttattaagagaaaaaaaaaaacaaaagaaaagtataaaaataaaagtaatatatgaaCCGAACATgcgaaaaaaaacaaaaaaaatatgcaaagaaaagttaagaaataaaaaataaatttgcttaaattaattgttattatcattaatattattaggtcataaataaatgtataaaatgcaCCCACATAAATACAACAGCATATTTTATACTTGAATGTAtatctttcaaatttatattttaaatggtctCTCTAACATGATGTATAACAAAAACGTTAGGGAATTTTTATCGATTTTCAGggtaatttactaatttaaagtTGTTCCTTACTTCCTCGGAGTAGGAGGAACAATCTGTAGGAGTTGGCATCACTGATTGTTGATTATAGTTTATAGTCTCTGACTGACCGTACCGCCGTACCGTAATAGTTAGTGTTTACTGCATAACGTATTATGTGCAAAAGATTGTacctaacatttaaaatattttttatttgtatattggtTCTCTATCCTTCCGTagaaaattaagatatttttacttggtattttatagtatattttgtacataaccAACAAAGGTATACaagacataataaataatatattatactaataataaattatatattatacttaaaattttatcgaaCTATTCTGTGTTTACtgcagttatatttttaagaaaccaAATGTCTAAAGTTCGGTTACATCAAAAGTATGATGATACAATTCAGTGCTTTTTCTTTTCttcaaaaaactataataatagtgAATGGCAAAAACTGTgcgatttgataaataaaactataacttCGTTATCACAAGAATACATTTGGCATCGAGACGAATTTAAAGTTGTTTTGCCTATTACATCTGGAGATAAAAATGGTATGTTTGAAGCACGTTATTCCAcagagtaaaattaatttgttattttcatgCCTAATGGATACATATAGATTCTATTTGAAATCAATTGTAAGTTACACACAAGGATTTTTTTctctaatatataatagtaaccaCCTTTATTATATGCAATTTAATGCTCATCAAAGTATCATCTTGTATAGACATTGGTCTTATGCGTAATTAAAACACCTAAAGTTGCCaatgttttcaatattgaaaacaatGTGCTTGGGTCACCATCTTAAATGAAATTGACAATACTTTATACTGGTATAATTAATaccttattaattatacattatttttatattattattatatagtattgtcaatataatataatgctctgaattaattaaaaatgtatacataccATATATCATTAAATGGAATCAATTTAACACCATACATCTTTTTTTCAGATATTCCACAACATCTCATTAGCATCACATGTTTTGGTGACAATGTTGAGGATGAATGGTTTATTGTGTATCTTTTATTAGAACTTACAAAAAACTACCcagatttaataatacaaattgaaGACAATGATGGTGACTTTCTATTGATAGAGGCTGCTGATTTTTTACCTACTTGGGCTAATCCTGACACTACTGAAAACAGAGTAagtattattgattaattactataatttgtaataattctatataatatgtaaactaTACTAAGATCTCTAATTGCCTTgccaagaaaataaaaaaatctcacaaaatagaaaaataacatctccTCAGGAATGGCTTAATCAGttgataataagttttaaaatgtcaCTGAAAATGAGACTGATTGAAGTGTGGCCGCGAGAGTTTACCGTCAGCTGACTGAGGTTCTATAACAGTTTGTGGACATTTAGAATGTCATTTTGATTCAAATCCTTGTTAAATATCGTTGGTTAAAAAGAATAATGACATTATCAAAAAAAGGCAAATTTTACAGCATGtgcattttaagattttaattttgttaaaattcaatttacacCTCAGGTTTGATTTATACATGtaagtgttttatataattttaaaggtagTTAGACACTGATTAAGATTTGTGTTTTCGTTATTTAATGGAATAAACATGTTgcatctatatatatacaataacattGTAGCaggtattattatgaaattaaacacaattttaggagaaaaaaacttttatttaagtaaattcttttaatctattctaattaataaaatattatgaaataagaatCAATAGCGAAGCtatgtcttaaaaataaaataagtttaataatggCATCAATATTGAGATCAATCAGTTCAAACTAAGTCTACTCATactattaagtataaattaagaaaattatattcttatctttacatatatcattacatcacattttattataatttttagtttcaaTTTGTATAGGATTAAAATGTCAGTCTTAAATGGTTAAAATCtggaataaaatttactaaaaaaaacaaaaaaataactctaaaaacattataaattgtcgtattatttaaatacgtaaaaaatCACAACCCATCAACACAGTAACATTCAAAATCTACAAgaaaataacacattatttagctatagattttcatatttttttttataaaacctgGGAATATGTTTATCAATTAGGATAAGTATACCTGATTTCTTATTATTAGACATGCCTAAATTTGTTGAATAAAGTGGTTGTAATTCTTGACACAGGTTTTTATTCCTCTTATTTGTCAGAGTTTTGATCATGACAGTTTTGAAGCAATTTTCTTTGTACGAagtcttataaaaatatctatcattaaactttttttctacTCTAACAACTTTAATTTCTACCATCTTTAGCTTTTCTCTATCTTCGTTCATTGTATAATTTGCTCCAATTCCTTCTGCAATTTTCTTAATATCAAAGAAGTTTTCATGGTTTAGTTCATGAACTCTATATGGATTTCCATTTTTTTGGTGGTTCTAATCAACATTATGTACTGTTCTGGTACATAAATAGGAGCagatttcaatgaaaaaatCGAGACATCACCTCTTGGACATGGCATGACGGCTTGCAAATTATAGGTGGCCGATATAAACTTTTCATTAGCATTTTCTTTATCCAGCTCTTTTTCTTTTTGCACTAAATCTTTTTCCTCAAGATGAGAATAATATTTCACTTTAAACGGCTCTTTATCTTCTGCGTTATTATAAGCTGCACAATCTTCACACTGGTCTTTGTTTGGAGACCAAAACGAAATATTGTGTACTctttcgtaaatatattataatatatttgataatcagCGTGAGGAATGTTCTCTGCCTGACATTTTGCAACATAATCTTTATGTAATTGCGCGATGGAGACCTCCTTCAATATATTCTCGGCTGGTACTAGATCGGCAATAATGGCTTTCAATACTAGGTATAGAATTGATATGCTCTTTAATCCTATTAATTATTGCGTTTTCAAGTTTATTGTGTTTTCCATGTTTTCCTCTTTCGTCACCTTTGAGAAAACCTCCAACTATAGAGTTTTGCATAGATACTACTGTTCTTCTCGGTCTATCAGATTATACCTAAcgtatttttgaaaaatgttttacaaaccCGAATATTTTCTGTcaacttcaaaataaaatgcCAGGTTGTAATCCTTTCTTGTACTTCCTTCGCGAATATCTCCCATCTTccaataacttataaaaataagttgacGAGTTTGCTCACTAaacttattaaaacatttaagctTACACTTATCGGTACACGTTGGTTTCATTTCTCGTTCTTTCATCTGTTTTTGTGACTTAGATGACGATATATACGCTTTTCCAGAATTTCTTAATAGCtttgctttatttttctttcattcttCCGGGACGGCTTTTCGTTTCCtcccttttttttgtttttcttgttcAATTTTATCTGTTTCGTCTTGGCACTCACTCATTTTAACGGCTTCATCTTCAGATGTAGAAGATACTGCAAGATCTTCATATAGAAAATCGGGATCATTATCTACGTCGTCAGATGAAAAGTCTTTTTGACTATCCGAGTATTCAGATTTAGAAATACTATCATCGTCATTATTTTCAAAGGAAATATCggattctaaaattattttattacacctTGAGTTCTGACGGCAAGATTGTAGACATTTACGACTTTCTATTGATTCTGACTCACTTAGCGGAGAGTCCGCATTAACTCTGCTTGAATCAGGTAGAACAAAAGTCATATGTGGCATAATTTGTGAATCGGAAAAATAACTGGTGCTGTCGAGATTCAGCACAATAACATTactatttaaactaattaatgtATGGTAGGTTGACATTTATTTGCGTAGCCTCGACGTCGACATTATCAGATACTTTAGATGTATCTGCATCCTTTGATGGTTCTCTATTCTCTGcagttgatttatatatttgaataagaaGCTTTGACTCTGAATTTACCTCTTCCATGGATTcagaaatatttgatattttaagtgTATCTTCATTTGATTTCAATGCAACCGAATTATTAGGCATTAGATTCTCTTCATTGCTAAGTTCTTAAGACataatcattttcaaaattttcgTACCAGGCTTCATCCTACagataaaaacatattctatcaatattttcattaaatcaaaTCATAGCATTACAGGTTATCATATAGGATAATAATTACTTCTATTTTAATAGAcaaatgtcattatttaaaaaaaaatcttaaacataatttattttaacgaacATTCGGAGTCGTATTTGAAATTGTAACAAATTTCTAGTTAGTCATACTACAAAAAAATCACGACTATGTAGaataatgtcataaataaaaatctgacGTTTCTCTTTTGCTTAATTCTACACAAAGATGTCACAtgtcaaaaaatacatttttctattaaaattgagAAAAACAAAGTAAAGTTTTAAGAAAAACGTAATTTCtcgaaaaaatacattattcaagtaaagTTACATGCCTTGTTTAATCGTTTCAAAACCCTTTTTTGAAAAATGTCACTATTCTATTCAATAGCACATGAGTGGCGTTTTTCAACAATCAAAATGGCGGATTATCATAGAGTACAGAAATGACACTTGTGACATTATAGCGATTTTGACGTATAATTTTGTGAATTGTCACTTTCCGTTAAAAATATAgtagataataaatagttttaatgaataatcGTAGTttcaaaaaaaaaccaaatatgTCATTTTTCCATTTAATCGACGATATTGTGATTATTCAAACTCAAGAAGAGAattcctcttgtggttggattaggctatacatactattattctttttttaaaatagctcCTCGACTTTCTAAGATATAGAACTAATATAGACTCAATCAACTACTATTAGTACACTCTACAATGTTATATAGGTTTTTATTCAGGGCATTTCACCATGGAAGTAGGGTACATCCCTTTTGGTAAAATTAGTTAAgttgatttaataatttgaacattaataaatatgattgttACAGGTTTTTATTCATGACCATTCTGTTCATATAATTCCACCATGTATTATTCCTGTTGATTCTATTCTCACTTTGAACGAGGCTTTACAAATTCTTACACTGAAGTCTGAGGAAACTAAAGCCTCTCCCGAAATACAACaagctatttttaaaagaattggGAGTTACCCTCaacaaatacatgaaaattGCCACAGAACTATCATAAAACTGCCAGTAGAAATAGCAGCAGTGTTAACACTCAAACCATCCCTGATTTCTTATCTTGTGAGTACATATTGCAGTCTTGATGCTCTTGATGCAAAACTTTGTAAAGATATTGATGTTGATGATggtttaaatgttgaaataaaattaacgaaattTTTATATGCTATGCTTGTGCACACAAGATTCCCTACTGGTTATAGATTTAAAACTATGGCAAATGACGCTAAAACTAAACTTGGGTTAAAGTTGATATGTGCTTATAAGAAAATGATAGCTAAATCTGCTAGTGATGTTTTCTCAACACcagaatataaaacattcattaaCAGCTTAATTAATAATggttatttcaaag
The DNA window shown above is from Vanessa tameamea isolate UH-Manoa-2023 chromosome 16, ilVanTame1 primary haplotype, whole genome shotgun sequence and carries:
- the Ecd gene encoding protein ecdysoneless homolog; translated protein: MSKVRLHQKYDDTIQCFFFSSKNYNNSEWQKLCDLINKTITSLSQEYIWHRDEFKVVLPITSGDKNDIPQHLISITCFGDNVEDEWFIVYLLLELTKNYPDLIIQIEDNDGDFLLIEAADFLPTWANPDTTENRVFIHDHSVHIIPPCIIPVDSILTLNEALQILTLKSEETKASPEIQQAIFKRIGSYPQQIHENCHRTIIKLPVEIAAVLTLKPSLISYLVSTYCSLDALDAKLCKDIDVDDGLNVEIKLTKFLYAMLVHTRFPTGYRFKTMANDAKTKLGLKLICAYKKMIAKSASDVFSTPEYKTFINSLINNGYFKENLQGSVEYTRLLANAQTYFSNMECPISTYVCNIINDIKSTDKFKSTIQLLQNQSDRDLLEEDDDTWLNIHPDQLNVFLNDRYGKKNQMKNNDPITPHIINSDLTKFLKETSDFEGVEKVNTENEDETIEFNSEQFVSCLERMLSIISSKDVSDDSDQSDFSDECDNSIEVNNVNVDQDRELASKLKTTDKGNENDEETVLKNFIHSMKEEGLSGPASTVLKTIGINKCDLIDSDDDE